The Chloroflexus aggregans DSM 9485 genome segment TACTGCGCTGGCTGCGCTGCATCAGCCACTGGGAGCGAAACCCACCTCGGATGCAACACCACGCTTGAACGCTGAACAAACCCGCCCAGTACGGCGCTCGCCTGCAGATCAGATGGCTCAGCAGATGTTTGAAGAACTATTGCAAACTCCAGTTCACATTGTTCGCAGTGGACGCACTATCAGAGTAACTATTACGCTGTACGATGAAGAGCAGTTACAGGGGTTGTACGATCGTTTATTGGGGAATGGCTAAGCCATGGTAGAAGTTATTGCTTTTGGTAATCCGGTCTATGATGAAATTATCACGCCGGTAGTGCGCACCAACGGACGAGTCCTCTCCGGATGCTCGACAAATGCTTGTCTAGCACTGGGCCGGTTAGGGCGCACGACTGCGCTGGTTGGACGGGTAGGTACTGACTACGCCGACCAATTCCAATCTGACCTTATACGTTACGGTATCACACCGTTCGTTGAGAGGGCTTCCCAAACCGGTGGCTTTAAATTAGTGTATGATAGTCGTGGTGACCGCACGCTCGACGTCTTGGGCGTGGCCGAACCAATAACAATGGTGCCGGATATGGTCGCAACCGCCGCAGCCGTTGTTGTGGGGCCAATCCTGCAAGAAACGTCATTGGAACTCATTCACACCATCCGTACTCGTACCCAAGCGCCGATCTTCCTCGATCCGCAGGGGCTGTTGCGTCGGATTGGCGCCGATGGCCGGATCGAACACTTTTTGCCGGTCGAGTTTGCAGCTATCGCACCACTGTGTCACGTGATCAAGGCTAACGAAGTTGAAGCGAAAGTTATCACCGGTGTTGACCCGCGTAACGATCCAGTATTGGCGACGCGGCGGCTGCGCGAGACGGGGTGCGCCATTGCGATTGTGACGATTGCCGAAGCCGGCTCTCAGATCGATGATGGTGATCGTTCAATTGCGATTCCAGCTTTCCCCACCGATGCCCGTGATCCGACTGGGGCTGGAGATACGTATATGGCCGGTTTCTTGCATGCCTACCTCGCCGATCCGAGCGATCTTTTTCGGGCTGGATGCACCGGCGCCGCGACAGCCTCGATCTGGATCGAATATACTGGTCCCGATGCACCAATTACCCTGGCTGAGGTAGAGCGACGTACCGCCTTGCTTGTGCAACAGAATCGATAATGTGGCACGGTCTGATGTGTGTGCGTTTCAGCAGTGCCCTAGCTAAAGGATGAACATCAATGATGCCGTTGCTTGCCCGCTTCCGCCAAGTCTACGAGCAGGTTTCGTTGCCGCTTGGGCATTTCTGTACCCGGCTTGGGATCCATCCTAATATGCTTACCTATCTGAGCCTCGTGTTTAGTGTGTTAGCCGGTTATTTGCTCGCACAACGCGCCTTCCTCGGGGGCGTGGTCACCATCTTGCTGATGGGGTTAGCAGATGTACTTGATGGCGCTACCGCACGAGCTAGTGGTAAAGCGAGCGACTATGGGACGGTGCTCGACCACGTCACCGACCGCTACGCTGAGGCGTTTGTGATGGGGGGCTTGATGATATCCGGTGTGGTTTCTCCGGTATGGACGTTGTTTGCGATCTTTGGTATGGTGATGGCAAGCTACGTTCGTGCCCGCGCAGAAGCAACCGGTAAATTGGCTTCGTGCAATGTTGGCTTCGCGGGTCGGCAAGAAAAGCTGGGCCTGCTCTTGATCGGTTTGGTGTTAATGCCCCTCTTGCCTGATTTACCGATCCTTGAGTGGGCCGTGATTGCAGTAGGTGTCGCCTCCCACGTGACCGCTGTGCAGCGGTTGTTGTATACGCGCCAAATGCTGGTTGGTTCGGCACACGATCGTAAACTGCACAAGGAATCAGGGATCGTGTAAGCAATAGGATACGAGGTTGTTATGTCGCTCTCAGAAGCCCAAGTCCGCCACGTTGCCCGCCTTGCCCGTATCGCTCTTTCTGATGAAGAAGTGAATGTGATGCGGGCCCAACTTTCGGCAATTCTCGACTACATTGCCATGTTGCAAGAGGTTGATGTGAGTAACGTTCCACCAACGGCCCAAGTTACCGGACTGACGACCGTCTGGCGACCTGATGTGGTCGGTGAAATGCTCACGCAAGAACAGGCACTGGCCAATGCTCCCGATCAGCAGGATGGTATGTTCCGGGTACGGGCAGTGTTTGAGGAATAGACGTTGTCATCTGTCACTCCTCGTGCATGAGCCATGCAACTTTTGGCGTGGTAGCAACGTCGTACCGGCAGCGATATAACGTAATGCAGCGAAAGGATACGACGATGTACGGGAATAATGGTAATGGTTCACGCCAATCGTATGTCTTGATCGGGGGGTATCCGGTTAAGCCGGTCTACCTCGTTATCTTCGGGGTGATCGTCTTTGGCCTGGTAATCTACCTGTTACTGCGCTTCTTCAACATCGGCCTCACCATGCACTTTAGTGCGTTTGCCGGTGTCCTTCTCTTGATCGCCAATCTGCGCGAACTGCTCGGGGCCGGCTATACCCAGCGTGGGAGCACCGCTCTGCTGAATGTCCTGGTTGGCGCCGGTCTGATCTGCGCGTGGTTGGCTCAGTTCTTCGTCCTCTTTTGGCTGCCGGCGTTGCTGGCTGTCGGTGTCGCTACCCCACTGGTGTTGAACCGTTCGGGCGTCTATACCGTGTATCTCACCGCGGCTCAGCAAGCGATCGATCGGGTGCGGCGTACATTGGTACGGTAACAGCATAGTCGCCATCAATAGCAAGGGGATCGGTTTCTCACCGATCCCCTTCTTCGTTTCTGACGATTGACTAATCGTCTATCGCATACTGCGACGCATCACCAGACCACCCACTGCCATCAGCGCCAGCGCCATCAGAGCTGCTGCTGCCAATGGGAGCGTCTCGCCGCCGGTTCGCGGTAACGTCGCCGGAGCTGCCGTCGTCACCGGTGCAGTTACTGCAAGCTGTGGCGTAATGTTGGCAACAAAGTTCGTTGCGAAGACGCTGTAAATCTGTCCTGCCTCAACCCGCGTACCCGCCAAATTGATGACCACTGCATCACCACCGGCTGGTGTGACTTGCAGATCGTAAGTCCCGGCCGGCACTTCAAGATAATCGCTCGCGTCTGGAAATGCCAGATTACTGATGAGCGTTGTACCGTTGGCCAACTTTACGTCAACCGCCGGTGCATCAGGGGAGAAGTGGTAAACACGCACTTTCGCTTGACCGGCAACCGGTGCGCTCAAATTGTCGACGATTACTTGCGGCTTAATGCTGGCAACCGGGCCAACGGCAGCGATCGTATACGCACGACCAGCCTCGATGGTGACATTCGCATCAATTACCGCCGAGCCGGCTCCTGCACCCGTTGGAGCCACCTGTACGCGATAGGTACCGGCAGGTAGATCAAGGTAAGGGCTGGCGGCAAAGAAACCAACATTGGTTAGCACTGCATTGCCATTAACGAATACATCCACCGCCGGTGCGTCGGGTGAGGCGTGAATAACTCGTACTTTGGCTGTGCCACTCTGGGCGAAGGCCGGTACTGCCAGCAATGCAAACAACAGGGCCGTGGTCAAGGCGATCGACAGCTTTCGGATCATGAACGTTCCTCCCTATCCAACAATGAGGCTTTACCATACCGGGAATGCACACTTCTTGAACGGTTCTTGCACAATTTCCGGCTTCACTCCTTACTACGCAGCAGTGGCTAAATCGGATGTGTGAGATTCGGCCAATGTTGGCAAGAAGGTGGCAGAGGGGAGTATGCTCCGACCGTCTCGTGTCTGTGACCGGCACGGTGCGTAGCCGCCATCGGTTGGTCGGAACAGGTTGTCGTTTTCCTTAACGGTATGTCATTGAGGTGCGGTCGAGATGGCCGGTGCGGTGCAGTGGTATGGGGGTATGGGTGTATGGATAGTTTGTTATGCTCGGCTCAGGTTCACCGGTGGTGTGTCCGTTGCGATGTTAGTGGCGCTCCATCGCTCGTCAAACAGGAACGGGAGCCGAGCAAAACCCTCTCCGGTCATTGCAGTCAATCAC includes the following:
- a CDS encoding PfkB family carbohydrate kinase — its product is MVEVIAFGNPVYDEIITPVVRTNGRVLSGCSTNACLALGRLGRTTALVGRVGTDYADQFQSDLIRYGITPFVERASQTGGFKLVYDSRGDRTLDVLGVAEPITMVPDMVATAAAVVVGPILQETSLELIHTIRTRTQAPIFLDPQGLLRRIGADGRIEHFLPVEFAAIAPLCHVIKANEVEAKVITGVDPRNDPVLATRRLRETGCAIAIVTIAEAGSQIDDGDRSIAIPAFPTDARDPTGAGDTYMAGFLHAYLADPSDLFRAGCTGAATASIWIEYTGPDAPITLAEVERRTALLVQQNR
- a CDS encoding CDP-alcohol phosphatidyltransferase family protein, which encodes MMPLLARFRQVYEQVSLPLGHFCTRLGIHPNMLTYLSLVFSVLAGYLLAQRAFLGGVVTILLMGLADVLDGATARASGKASDYGTVLDHVTDRYAEAFVMGGLMISGVVSPVWTLFAIFGMVMASYVRARAEATGKLASCNVGFAGRQEKLGLLLIGLVLMPLLPDLPILEWAVIAVGVASHVTAVQRLLYTRQMLVGSAHDRKLHKESGIV
- the gatC gene encoding Asp-tRNA(Asn)/Glu-tRNA(Gln) amidotransferase subunit GatC, whose amino-acid sequence is MSLSEAQVRHVARLARIALSDEEVNVMRAQLSAILDYIAMLQEVDVSNVPPTAQVTGLTTVWRPDVVGEMLTQEQALANAPDQQDGMFRVRAVFEE
- a CDS encoding DUF4397 domain-containing protein; the encoded protein is MIRKLSIALTTALLFALLAVPAFAQSGTAKVRVIHASPDAPAVDVFVNGNAVLTNVGFFAASPYLDLPAGTYRVQVAPTGAGAGSAVIDANVTIEAGRAYTIAAVGPVASIKPQVIVDNLSAPVAGQAKVRVYHFSPDAPAVDVKLANGTTLISNLAFPDASDYLEVPAGTYDLQVTPAGGDAVVINLAGTRVEAGQIYSVFATNFVANITPQLAVTAPVTTAAPATLPRTGGETLPLAAAALMALALMAVGGLVMRRSMR